The following coding sequences are from one Candidatus Zixiibacteriota bacterium window:
- a CDS encoding ferredoxin, producing MTEPQTAKPSTEKKGKSKYDYSNGPPALEINMAWCKACNICIALCPTQVFEPNADGKPVMARMEDCTQCTVCWTHCPDFAITSNYK from the coding sequence ATGACTGAGCCACAAACAGCCAAGCCCTCGACTGAGAAGAAGGGCAAAAGCAAGTACGATTATTCCAACGGCCCGCCCGCTCTGGAAATCAACATGGCCTGGTGCAAAGCGTGCAATATTTGTATCGCTCTGTGCCCGACCCAGGTGTTCGAACCAAATGCTGACGGCAAACCGGTCATGGCGCGCATGGAAGACTGTACCCAGTGTACTGTCTGCTGGACGCACTGTCCCGATTTTGCCATAACATCGAATTACAAGTAG